In the genome of Mesorhizobium sp. NBSH29, the window GGAGTTCCTCATAAGCCTTGCGGTAGATTGCGGCGCGCGCCGTGTCGTCCACCGTGGCACGCCCTTCATCGAGCAATTGTTCGACTGCTGCATTGTGATAGCCTTGCCACCACGAACCTTGCACGCGTGCATCAATCTTTTCGTAAAGGACGCGGAAGGTTGAGAGCGGGCTTGAATCGAAAATGCACAGATCTCGGATTTCCTTGCGGCGGATCATATGTGCATAGGCCTCGCGGTCCTGATGCAGATGCACGTTGAACCGAACGCCAATGTTTTCCAGTTGGCGCGCAACAGCCTGTGTCAGGCGTTCAGCTTCATCGGGCAGGCGTGTGGGGCAATCAACCTCAAGCGTCAGTCCATTTCCATGGCCCGCATCTGCCAGAAGGCGTTTGGCCTCAGCTAAATCTTGTGTGATTTCATCGCCAGCAACCACGCCGAAATGGCGGGGACTGACAAACCCGGCAAGCGGGACAGCTGCACCGTCGACCACGCCGTCGATCAGCTCGGTCCGGTTGATGGCAAGGTTGAGCGCACGCCGCACGCGGGGGTCACGCAACGGACCGCCCTTGCTGTTGAAGAGATAGATGATCGCAACAGGAACCAGCGAGATCTCGCGCTGGAAACCATCAGCGGAAATCGAACCGGATCGCGTGAAATCGAGCGTATTGGCAATGCCGGCCTTGCCTGAAACGAGCATGTCTTGCCGGATGGATGCATCGGTTTCGAGCACCCAGCGGATCGCACCATTTCTCGGCGCCGCGCCAAACCATTTATCATTGCGCGTGGCACGCATTTCCTTGCCATCGAAGCTTTCGAACCGATAGGGACCGGTACCGACCGGCTGGCTGACATCTCCCGCTTCCATGCGCGCAAGGCAGGCCGGCGAGGCAATGTAGCCATACACAAGAACATCCAGAAGATCGGCAACGGGACGTGAAAGAGCAATCCGCACAGTGGAGCTTGTCAGGGCCTCTATCCTCGCATCGCCGAGATATTGGTGCCATACACCCGGTGCGCCCAGTGTGTAGCCCTTGTCGGCACGCGCCATGCGCTGCAATGACTGGCAAACGGCCTGTGCGTCGCATACCGCACCATCATGGAAAGTCAGGCCTTCGCGGAGGGTAAAGTTCCACTCCAGCGCATCCGGCGAAGTGGTCCAACTGGCAGCCAGCGCCGGTTCAAACCCGGTCTTTGCGCCATAATGCACAAGGCCATCGAAAAATGCATCGAAGATGGTCAAAACGTCATTGGCGTCGGTAGAATCATGAGGGTCTTCAAGCCGAAGACGTGCCTGCGCGATTGTTACAGAATTGGTCACAGGCGTGTCTCCCCCAAAGCTTCTTCAGAAGGTGAAAGGGGCGCAACCAGCGGCGCTCCATCATACAAATGGCAGGCGACTGTGTGGCCCGTTGCAATTGACCGCAGCGCTGGGCGCTCAACTGCGCATCGGTCAAACGCCTTGGGACAGCGCGTGCGGAAGGGACAGCCAGCAGGAATGCGCAGTGCGCTCGGCACTTCACCGGTGATCTCTATTTCAGTCTGCCGGTTCGCACTATCAATCGAGGGTGCTGCAGAAAGCAGAGCCTGCGTATAGGGGTGCGCGGGACGCTGATAGAGACCCTCACGCGGCGCATTCTCTACCATGAAGCCAAGATACATGACCCCGATACGGTCAGCGATGTGGTGAACCACCGAAAGGTCGTGCGAAACGAAAAGATAGGCCAGCCCGAACTCATCGCGCAGATCCATCATAAGATTCAATATTTGCGCCTGGATCGACACGTCGAGAGCCGACACAGGCTCGTCTGCAACAATGAGGCGTGGTTGAACCGACAGCGCACGTGCAATGCCAATCCGCTGCCGCTGGCCGCCCGAAAACTGATGTGGATAGCGCCCCGCATGTTCGGCGTTGAGACCAACCTTGGCCAGCAGCGCGATCATCTTTTCTTCGACCTGCTTGCGTGTTTCACGCTTTTCAGCCTGCTCAAGCATCGGCTCCATGACGATGTCGCGGACTTTTTGGCGGGGATTGAGCGATGCGTAGGGATCTTGGAAAATCATCTGGATCTTGCGACGAATAGGGCGCATCTCCTTGAAGCTGAGCCCGGCAATGTCTTGCCCATCTATGCGCACATCGCCGCCATCAGGATTGTAGATACGCGCGATGGTCTTTGCGACGGTGGACTTGCCGCAGCCCGATTCACCTACCAATGCAAACACTTCACCGGGATTGATGGAGAAGGTGACACCATTGACCGCGCTGACAAACAAATGTTCCGCGCTGAATTTCCCGTTCGAGAATTTCAGGCGATCGAAGAACCCGCCACTTGCCCGGAAAATCTTGGTGAGATTGCGGACCTCAAGAAGCGGGCTCATGACAACGGTCCTTCAAGTGGAAAGTGACAGGCTGCCTCAAGCGATTGGCGCACGGGCGCGAGCGCTGGCACGACTTCGGCACAAAGCGGTTGCGCCCGCGGACAGCGCTCACGGAAATTGCAGCCGCTTGGCAGGTTGCGAATATCCGGGACCATTCCGGGTATCTGGTTCAGCCGTTCCTGACGGTTGGAAATATGTGGGATCGAGTCCAGAAGGCCGCGCGTGTAAGGATGGGCCGGACGGTTGACGACATCCTCGGTCAGGCCCTTCTCGACCACCTTGCCGCAATAAAGAACGACGATACTGTCAGCCATTTCAGAGACGACAGCCAGATCATGTGTGACCAGAATCATGGATGCCTGTCGCTCGCGCACCTGCCGGCGCATGAGCTTGAGGATCTGCGATTGCACAGTGACATCAAGCGCCGTCGTCGGCTCATCGGCGATGATAAGGCGGGAACCCGCAAGCAGCGCAATGGCAATAACCACGCGCTGCCGCATGCCACCTGAGAACTGGTGCGGATAAGCATTGAGCCGGGATGCTGCCTGAGAAATGCCGACATCTTCCAGCATTTCAATACAGGCCTTGCGGCGCGCACTTGCATCGAGATCAGTATGCAAGCGCAGCATTTCATCCATCTGACGGCCAACAGTGTAGACCGGATTGAGCGACGTCATGGGGTCCTGAAACACCATGGCGATACGGCCGCCGCGCACCTCACGCATTTCCGTCTCAGTCTTGTTGAGCAGGTTTTCACCCTCAAACAGAACCTCGCCACCCTCTATCTGTCCGGGTGGATCAATCAGTCTCAATATTGAAAATCCGATCACCGACTTGCCGCCGCCGGACTCGCCCACAAGGCCGACAACCTCACCCTTGGCAACGTCGAAGCTGACGCCATCAACCGCTTTGACCAGGCCGCCAAACGTATGGAAATGTGTCTTCAGATCACGGATCTGGAGTAGTTTTTCAGATCTATCCATTATCATGATCCTACTTCAGACGAGGATTGAGTTCGTCGCGCAGGAAATCTCCGAAGAGATTAATGCCGAACACGAGCAACATGATGAACAGTCCCGGAAACACCGAGGTCCACCACAGCCCAGAAAACAGAACGTCAAACCCGTTCTTCACCAGCAGGCCAAGCGAAGGTTGGGTAATCGGCACGCCGACGCCCAGAAAGCTCAATGATGCCTCAATCAGAATGAAGGTTCCGACCTGAATGGTGGACACCACGATAAGCGGCGTCAGGACGTTTGGCAGTATATGACGCATGATGATCTTGCGATCATTCAACCCTGCCACACGAGCCGCCTGCACATATTCTTTCTGAATTTCGCCGAGCGTTGAACCGCGCACCGTGCGCGCATAGACCACCCAGCCCACAGCCGTGAGCGCAATCAGCACCATGTCGATGCCCGTTCCAAAGGCCGACATCATGAACAGTGCAATCAGCATCGACGGGAAGGAAAGCTGGATATCGGCGATGCGCATGATGATGCTATCAAGCGTGCCACCGTAAAACCCCGCCAACAGGCCCAGAACCGTGCCGAGCAGGCACGACAGCAACATTGCGGTCACGCCTATAAAGGCCGAGATGCGTGCGCCATAGACGATGGAGGCAAGAACATCGCGGCCCTGTCCATCGGTGCCGATGAGATAGCGCCAGTCGCCGCCCTCGATCCAGACGGGTGGCTTGAACGAATCCATCAATTCCAGCTGGGCAACATCATAGGGATCCTGCGCGACGAGGAGTGGGCCGAAAATGACCATGATCGCGAAGGCGCCAAGCAGCAGACTGCCGGTAATCGCAGACGTGTTGTGACGATAATTGTGGAAGAACTCCGAGGAGAGCCAATTTTTCATGTCGCTACCTCACGGTGATGCGTGGGTCGATCAGCGTGTAAACGATGTCGACAAGGAAATTGATCACGACGAAAATGAAGGCGGTCAGCATGAGATAGACCACGATCACCGGGCGATCGCCGCGATAGATGGAGTCAATCAGAAGCTTGCCAGTCCCCGGCCATGCGAAAATTGTCTCGGTGATGGTCGCAAAGGCGATGAGGTCACCCAGTTGCAGGCCAAATATCGTGACAACAGGAATGAGCGCGTTCTTCAGCCCGTGTGCGAACAGAATGTGCCGGCGCGATGCGCCCTTGGCACGGGCGAATTTCATATAGTCTTGCCGGGTCACCTCCATCATACCGGCCCGCGTGATGCGCAAGATGATGGCCAAAGTGGCAAGGGCAAGGGTGATGGAAGGCAGTAGAATATGCGCCCAGCCATCTGCCGTGAGAATGGAAAGCCGCACGCCCAGCACTTCGATTGTATCACCCCGTCCAGACGAAGGCAGAAGCTGGTAGCGAACAGAAAAGATGAAAATGAGCATCATGCCGACCCAGAAGCCCGGCAGTGAAATACCAATGAGCGACCCGGCCATGATGGAGCGTGAAGACGCGCGATTGGGATTGGCACCGGCATAGACACCGAGCGGTATCGCAATCACGGTAGCCATTGTTATCGCCACTAGAACCATTTCCATGGTCGCTGGAAGGCGTTCCAAGATGAGGTCGAGGGCGGGTTGGCGGAACACATAGGAACGCCCGAAATCACCCTGCAGAAGATTGCCTATAAAGTACCAATACTGATTGAAGATTGACTGATCGAGCCCAAGCAGGCGGCGCGCCTGTTCGATTTCAGCTGCTGTGGAATCGATGGGGATGACCATAAAGACCGGGTCACCGGTGAAGCTCATCATCAAGAACACGATGACCGACACTGCCCAGAGAACCAAGACCATCTGGAGCAGGCGCTTTAGCGTATATCCAAGCACGGCAACGTCCTATGTATGCAGCAAAAAAAACGGATGCCCGGCAAACGCCGGGCATCCTTTGTCAGAGCTTACTCTGCAACGTCGATTTCATAGGCCCAGAGGAACTTGTCAGCGCGCGGTGTGAGTTTCACCGATTTTTTTGCTGCATAGAGATCCTGTTCGTAATGGACTGGAATCATCGGGATGTCCTTCATCAGGATCTTGGTTACATCCTGCAGATAGCCATCACGTTCATCGAGCTTGGAGGTCGCATCTGCCTTGTCGATCAACGCATCCACTTCCGGATTGGAATAGCTGCCGCGATTGACCTGGCCGTAGCCTTCCTTCTTGCCGCGTGAATAGAACATCACGCTATACATCGAGCCCGCATCGCCGGATGGAACGTCCCAGCCGCTCATGATCATGCTCGACTTGTCCGAAGGAACGCGGATATAGCCGAAGAAGTTCGATTTAGGCATCAGATTGAGCTTCAGGTCGATCTTGACCTTGGCGAACATGCTGGCCAAGGCCTGGGCGATCTGAGCATCATTGACATAGCGGTTATTGGTGGTGTCGAGCGTGAGCGTGAAGCCGTCCTTGTAGCCGGCTGCTTCCATCAGCTCTGCTGCCTTCTTCACATCATAGGGGTACAGGTCGCGGAAACTCATTCCTTCGACATAACCCGTGTGGGAAGACGGAACATACTGCTCGGACGGTGTGGAAAGGCCGTTCATGATAACGGTCTTGATCGCGTTGATGTCAATGGCGCGAACCATTGCTTCACGTACGCGCTGGTCTGTCAGCGGGTTCTTGTCGAGCGCGATGGTCGGGCTCTTTTCACGCATGTCGAGTGACAGGACAATGTTCAGCAGGCTTGGCTGACTAAGCACATTATAGCGGTCATCGGCCTTCACCCGGTCCACGTCGCGCACGTTGAGATCCTGGATCACATCGACTTCGCCGGTGAGAAGGGCAGCCGTGCGTGTCGCACCATTGGTGATCGGGCGGAAGGTCACGTCATCAATGACCGGTGCGCCGGCAAAGTAGTCCGCATTCGCGGTCAGCTTCAAATGATCTTCCTTCACCCATTCGGTCAGCTTGTAAGGGCCGGTGCCGATTGGCTTCAGGTCAAGCTGCTCGTCGCCTACTTCCTTGGCGTATTTCTCGCTCAGGATAAGCACCGCCGCCAGATCGTTCGGCAGAACTGCATAGGGGCGAGGTGTCTTGATCTCGACGGTATAGTCGTCCACCGCCCGGAATTCCGAGATGTTGGCACCAAGATTGGCCATCAGGGATTTCTTCAAACGGTCAAGCGTGAAGACCACGTCAGACGCTTTGAACTCTTCGCCATTGTGGAATTTCACGCCCTGGCGGAGTTTGAAAACCCAAGTCGTATCATCAGTCAATTCCCAGCTCTCAGCCAGGCCCGGGCCAAATGAAAGGTCGGCATTGCGCCGCACGAGCGGATCGTAGATGTGATAGAACAGAATGTTGCTGGACAGTTCCTCACCCGCCTGCGGGTCAAGATTGACCGCATCGGAAGTGAGGCCGATGGTAAGGGATTTGGCGTCGGCACTGGTTTCCCAGCCGGCCGAAACCAGCATCAACGCAGCTGCGAAAAGGGCTGCGCGCCCTGACTTCTTACGTAAATTCAGCATGTTAGTTCCCCTTTATTGGTTATATTGCTGAGACTAGGCGTTAGCGTAGAACTGATTGAACCTCGATCTGATAGCCCTCCGGATCGTTGCAAACGAAAGCGCGAATGCCGAGCGCCGTGCTCGCTTTGGCCGGCGTGATGCCATCGACATTCGCGGATGAAAGATAAGCGTGCCAGGCATCCACATCCGGCACGCGGATGCAAAGCTGAACCGGCTTGACGGGTGCTGCGCGGTGCATGCCGCGGCTTTCGTCAACCAGCCCCACATAGGCGTGGTCGGCAATCCGCAGGATCTTCGCCCATCCCTGGTCGATCTCAAGCGTGAAGCCCATCACCTCGGTGTAAAAGGTCAGCGCGCGCTGAAGATCCACATAGTAAAAGAAGGTGATAGCCTTCTCGACGCCCCCTTCAGGGAGTTGCAGCTTCTGGGTCAAATGCTTTCCTCCTCTTCGAACCAGCGCGAATTGCCGCGTGGAACGAACTGTCCATCGCCGGGCTGGTTGATAACGGCCACGCCATCCCAGGCGAGTTTGCCGCCGACATAGGTCCGCCGGACCTGACCAGCGAATGTGCGGCCCTGATATGGGCTCCAGCAAAGTTCATCCTCTGCTGTTGCGGCATCCCAAGAGGCTGGAATCGCTTCAAAAATGGCAATGTCTGCATCGGCACCGGGCATCAGTCCGCCCTTGCGTGGCCAGAGACCGAAAAAGCGCGCGGGCCGCTCGGACAATTGTGCGACAGTCATCTGCGCTGCATCGCAACCGTTTGCAGCTGCCACCGTGTAGAACGCAGGCAACAATGTCTGCATCCCGGGCACGCCCGCTCCAGCATCGAATATGGAAGCCGTTTTCTTGTTGTCTACCGGCCAGCTCGAATGGTCTGAACTTACAAATGCGACGCGTCCACTGATTACCTCAGCCCAAAGGGCAGAACACTGGCCGGGCCGGATTGGTGGATTGACCTTCATAAGAGCGCCGAGCGCATCTCCGTCGATCTCTGGATCGAAGGAGAGATAATGAACGCACAGCTCGCCTGTTGCCCGGAACCCCTCGCTTGCGTAGCGGTCAACCAGCTCGAAACCGCGTGGTACGCTGATATGAACAATATGGGCATGCGCACCGGCAGCAGCTGCCAGTTCCAGAAACTGAGCTGTCGATGCCAGCTCTGCCGCTGGTGGCCGGCTTGGTGAATGGGTGTGGATGCCGTCCTCACCCTGCGTGCGAAAGCGCTCTATGCGCGAGCGGACGATTTCCTGATCTTCATTGTGCAGACCAAGCGGAACATCGGTTTGCGCGAGCAATTCGAGCAGATCCAGCGCAAGTGCCGTATCAATGCGTGGGAAGCGTGTTGGGCTGCTTTCAAAGGCAGAAATTTTGAAGGCAACAACACCCTTTTCCAGAAGCGCCCGAGCATCCTCGATACTCTGACCCGGCATGATCGTCGCATAGAGCGCAACATTGGAATGCGCATGCGCCTTGATGGCATCAACCTTGGCATCAAAATGCGCGACCGTGCTCAGCGGATCTGGATTGTCATAGGGCATGTCAACGATCGTCGTAACGCCACCAGCCACAGCTGAGCGCGTGGTCGATTCGATGCCCGGCAGTCCACCATAGCTGCCAGCATGCGTCTGTCCGTCGATGACACCCGGCATCACAAAAGCATCGCCAGCATCGTGTACTTCGTGAGCGGCAGGAGCTTCTCCAGTTCCCACCGAATGGATCAGGCCGCCACTCAAGGCAATCCAGCCATTCTTTAGAATGGATGAGGGCGTGACGATATTTCCCTTGATGATGATATCGAGCATCAACCCGCCCGCCCCCGATAGCCGAGGTCAAGCTGTGTGCAGGCCAGCGCGACCGCCGCCTGCACCGGATCGATCACCGGCAGTCCAAGCGCTTCCTGCAAGTGCTTGCGATAGGCACCAAGACCGGCGCATCCAAGAATGATGACATCCGCACCATCCTCGTCACGCAACTGGGCACCGATCCGCGAAACCTTATCGATGACATTGGTGGCGATCAGATCAACGATTGTCGTGTCGAGCGACCTGTCTCCCGCAAGCCGGTCCTGCAACTTGAGTTCGCAGAGATAACGGTGATGACGCGCGATCGAAGGTGAGCCCAGCGACACGATTCCGAAGCGTTTTCCCAAGCCTAGTGCGGCGAGATAGGCCGCCTCAGCAATTCCGATGACAGGCAAGCTCGTGCAGCGCCGAACCGTATCAATGCCCGGATCTGAAAAACAGGCAAGCACGATAGCGTGCGCGGATGTCGCCCCGACAGCCTCTATAATATGCGGGATGACTTCGCTGACATGGGCATCTGTTTCAATGCCGCGCGGCGATTTGGCCAACTCCGTGCAGGTGATAGAATGCGGGCCGATGCCATTAAAAATCTCCAGGCAGCCCGCCATGGAGCGCGTCATTGATGCGGAGCTATTGGGATTGATGACAAGAATTTCAGCCAAGTGACAGTCCCGGATTATGCACGTCATGCTTTTAATATCTTACGTAATATATTACACAATATCTCTCGTCAATGTGCTTGGGCTTGCCTTGGTTCAAATTTGCAATGAAAAGGGGAGCGCTGACACGCGATCCGTGAGGCGGTCGGCTGATGCGCCTGTCTTGAAAGCGGGAGAACAATACCTTTGAACAACCTTGCTGCAAACGGTCCGGCACCTCGAGAGCGACGCGTTTCGCTCACGGAGACTGCCTACAATGCGTTGCGTCTGCGTGTGATCAGCGGTGACATGAAGCCGGGCCTCGAGTTTTCGGAACTTGAACTGGCCGAGCAGCTTTCCATGAGCAAGACACCTGTGCGCGAGGCACTTGGCCGGCTTTGCGTAGAAGGACTTATCGAAGCCTTCCCGCGTCGCGGCTACCGCGTTACGCCCGTGACGGTGAAGGACATTAACGACCTCTTTGCCATCCGCGCGATGACCGAAGGGACAGCCGCATCAATGGCCGCCCTTAACTTGCAGGCGGAAGATCTAAATCGCCTCGAAGCGCTAGCCGCGGTGCGCTATGAGCCGAACCGGGACGACACCATCAAATCTTTTGTCAACGCAAACCATGCATTTCATGTGGCTATCGCCGAAGGCGCGAACAATCCGAGGCTTCTAGCATTGGTAACGGCGCATCTTGAAGAATGCACACGCCTTTTCCATCTTGGCGCGCGCAGCCGCGACGTGAACCCTGAGACTGGCGATGACCATGGGCGCATCGTTCAGGTTCTTCGTCTGCGCGATCCGGAAAAAGCGCAGCAAGTCATGGTTGAGCACAGCGAACACACCCGTTTAGGCATCTTACACGCGCTCATCTCCAACGATACCAGGGGTCTGACTCTTTGAGCTGAACATCGTTCATCTGGTCATTGGGCTCTGACCTGCCTCAATGCAAAACCAGCAGATCCTTTGACGAGAAGCTGATCTCAGTCTTTTCTCCGACGGCCGGTGGCGGGGCTGCAGGGCTATTGAAGGCATCGAGCGAAAACAGGCTACCGCCGACGCCAATCCGCATGCGGATGACCGAGCCCAGAAAATGCACTTCGGCGATTTCTCCGGAAAGGCTGGTGTCATTGCCGGGCTTGCGGCCAAGCGTGATGGCCTCGGGCCTAAGTGCCAGCGACACCACATCGCCGGCGCGCGCACCGTTCAACTGACCCTTGAGAGTGATTTCCTCCGAATTAACGCGGACCGTGCCGGCGTTCGCATCGCTGACCGTGGCTTCCATGACGTTCAGCGTGCCGACGAAATTGGCGACGAACTTGCTGGCGGGCCGGTTATAGATTTCGAATGGCGTGCCGATCTGCTCCGCCTTGCCGCCATGCATGACGACGATGCGGTCGGAGATAGACAGCGCCTCCTCCTGGTCATGCGTCACAAAAACGGTGGTGATGCCGAGGCTTTTCTGGATCGCGCGGATCTCTTCGCGCAACGACACGCGAACCTTGGCATCCAGCGCAGAGAGAGGCTCGTCCAGAAGCAGGAGCTTGGGCTTCGGTGCAATGGCACGCGCCAGTGCCACGCGCTGCTGCTGCCCGCCGGAGAGTTGGTAGGGATAGCGGTCGCCGAACTGAGGCAGCTTGATCAGTTCCAGCATTTCAGCAACGCGCCTGTCGATCTCGGCCTTTGGCGCGCCGGCGACCTTGAGCCCGAAGGCGACATTTTGCGCGACGGTGAGATTGGGAAACAGCGCATAGGCCTGAAATACCATGCCGACATTGCGCTGGTTGGGTTTGAGCCGCGTCACGTCCTTGCCGGCAACGATGATGCTGCCCGCGCTCGGCTCCTCAAAGCCCGCAACCATGCGCAGCACTGTTGTCTTGCCGCAGCCCGAGGGGCCGAGGAACGACACGAATTCGCCAGGCATCACATCAAGATCGAAATCCTTCACGACCGTGATTTGCCCGAACGTCTTGCGGATGGAACGGATACTGAGAAACGGATCGGCCATGACGTGCTTTCTAAAAATCAGTTCGGGCGGCTGGCCGATTTCGGCGCGAAACGGGACAGAACCTGAATGACCGACATGCAGCCCCAGGTGATGCCAAAGGCGATGATGGCAAGCGCTGCCGGCTCATAGGCGCGGTTGGCGCCAATGTTCTGCAGATACGGCCCGAAGGCAGGACGGTTGAGCAGGCTGGCCAGGGTGAATTCGCCAAGCACGATGGCAAAGGTAAGGAACGCTCCAGACAGAACCGCAATCAGCACATTGGGAAGGATCACACGCAAAATGATGGTGCCCCATCCGGCACCGAGGATCTGCGCGGCTTCCGTCAATGTGCGCACATCGATGGTCCTGAGCCCGGTATCAACGGCGCGGTACATGTAAGGCAGCGCCAACATGGAATAGCCGATGATCAGCAGCGCATCCGTGCCGCGCGCACTGCCTAGAAAGGGCAGCGGCGAGTTGGAGCCATACATGCGGATATAGCCGAAGACGATGACAATGGCCGGAATGACCAGCGGCAACAGCGTGATGAACTCGATCACCGGCCGCAGATGTGGCATCCGTAACCGGATCCAGTAGGCGGTCGGCACCACAAGAAAAACACCAAGCAGGATGGTGAAGATGGCAACGATGACCGAATAGCTGAACGTTGCCTGAAAACGCGGATCTCCAAACACCACTTCATAGGCTGCAAAGGAATACTCGCCCCGCTTCATGCGCAGCGAAAACTCGAACGTGGCGATCAGCGGAATGAAGAAATAGGAGGCCCCGACAATGAAGGTGACCCAGGCCCAAAAGCGTCCCGACTTCATTTGAGCCACCTCTCGGAGCGCACCCGGAACCAGATGTAAAAGATGTTGGCGAGCCCGGTGATGAAGATCATGCCAAACGCAATGGCGTAGCCGAGATGCGGATTGTGCAACACATCACCTCGTATCTGCGCATACAGCAGGATCGGCACGATGTTGAGCGACGATCCCGTCAGCGCGTAGGCAGTCGCGATGGCCCCGAATGCATTGGCAAAAAGCAATATGACGGTGCCCAAGAAACTTGGCCACAGGACAGGAATGACCACCATGCGCCAATACTGCCACTGGGTGGCGCCAAGCGTCGCGGCAGCCTCGCCCCATTCGTTTTTGATGCCATCGATAGCTGGCGTGATGATGACCACCATCAGCGGGATCTGAAAGTAGAGATAGGTCAGCGTCAGGCCCCAGAACGACAGGATATTGAACCCGGTCGAATAGACATTGAACCCGAACAGCGTGTTCAAAAGGACGGTGACCAGTCCCAGCCGTCCCAGTGTCGCCAGAAAGGCAAAAGCCAGCGGCACGCCGGCGAAGTTGGAAGCGACGCCGGAAAAGGTCATGGTGACTGAGCGCACCCATCCCGGCAGCCCGCCCCGCACAATAGCAATGGCAATGGCGAGCCCGACAAAAGCGCCGATGATGGCAGATGCCAGGCTGATCTTGATCGAAATCCAATAGGCGGCAGCGATCGTCGGCTGCGACAGCGCAGCAATATTTTCCAGCGTAAACGCACCTTCAGCGTTCTGAAATGCACCGATAATCAGATAGCCGGTCGGCAGGATCAGGAACATCAGCGCGAACAGGAAGAACGGCGCCACGCCGAGCCATTGCATCGGCAAGCGGAATCCGGCCGTCTGGCCGGGTGGCATGTCATGCCCGTCGGCCCGCCGGGTGGTAGCGCTGAGTTCCGTCATTCGGTTGCCATTTAGAAAAGCGGCTGCGGGCGCCAGGCGCCCGCAGCCTGAGCCTCAATTACTGAACGTTGGCGCCAACCACCGAATCCCAGTTCTTGGTAATGACTTCCTTGGTAGCGGCCTGCTCTTCGAGCGTCGGGAAAACCGCCGCTTCGTAAGCTTCAGCTGGCGGCAGCTTGTCGAGCATATCCTTGGGGATCGAGCCCTTCTGCGCCAGATCGTTGAAGCGGATCGGATGGCAATAGCCCTTCAGCCAACCAAGCTGACCTTCGTCGGAATAGAGATATTCCATCCACAGCTTGGCAGCGTTGGGATGCGGCGCAAAAGCGCTGATCGCCTGCACGTACACACCGGCTACCACGCCAGTCTTCGGCACCACGACGTCGACCGGCGGGTTGCCGTTCAGCGTATCGCGGCCCGAAAGTGCGTTGTAGTCCCAGTTGATCAGGATCGGCGTCTGGCCCTGTGCCAGAGTTGCCGGCTTGCCGATCACCGGCACGAAATTGCCAGCGGCGTTGAGCTTCTTGAAGAAGTCAAGGCCAGCCGTACCAGCCGCTTCACCGGCAGCCGCGCCACCTGAAAGACCAGCAGCATAAACTGCCTGGATAGCCTGGTTGGACGCACGCGGATCACCCGCCAGGGCAACCGAGTTGGCATATTCCGGCTTCAGAAGATCGGCCCAGTCGGTTGGCACGTTCTTGACGAGGTCCTTGTTCACCATCATCGACAGAACGCCGTAATAATCGCCGT includes:
- a CDS encoding ABC transporter substrate-binding protein, which translates into the protein MTNSVTIAQARLRLEDPHDSTDANDVLTIFDAFFDGLVHYGAKTGFEPALAASWTTSPDALEWNFTLREGLTFHDGAVCDAQAVCQSLQRMARADKGYTLGAPGVWHQYLGDARIEALTSSTVRIALSRPVADLLDVLVYGYIASPACLARMEAGDVSQPVGTGPYRFESFDGKEMRATRNDKWFGAAPRNGAIRWVLETDASIRQDMLVSGKAGIANTLDFTRSGSISADGFQREISLVPVAIIYLFNSKGGPLRDPRVRRALNLAINRTELIDGVVDGAAVPLAGFVSPRHFGVVAGDEITQDLAEAKRLLADAGHGNGLTLEVDCPTRLPDEAERLTQAVARQLENIGVRFNVHLHQDREAYAHMIRRKEIRDLCIFDSSPLSTFRVLYEKIDARVQGSWWQGYHNAAVEQLLDEGRATVDDTARAAIYRKAYEELQRDPPWLYLYNPLRVTGLRAHKGQWAMRRDSVLDVSMLPEFL
- a CDS encoding ABC transporter ATP-binding protein translates to MSPLLEVRNLTKIFRASGGFFDRLKFSNGKFSAEHLFVSAVNGVTFSINPGEVFALVGESGCGKSTVAKTIARIYNPDGGDVRIDGQDIAGLSFKEMRPIRRKIQMIFQDPYASLNPRQKVRDIVMEPMLEQAEKRETRKQVEEKMIALLAKVGLNAEHAGRYPHQFSGGQRQRIGIARALSVQPRLIVADEPVSALDVSIQAQILNLMMDLRDEFGLAYLFVSHDLSVVHHIADRIGVMYLGFMVENAPREGLYQRPAHPYTQALLSAAPSIDSANRQTEIEITGEVPSALRIPAGCPFRTRCPKAFDRCAVERPALRSIATGHTVACHLYDGAPLVAPLSPSEEALGETRL
- a CDS encoding ABC transporter ATP-binding protein; its protein translation is MDRSEKLLQIRDLKTHFHTFGGLVKAVDGVSFDVAKGEVVGLVGESGGGKSVIGFSILRLIDPPGQIEGGEVLFEGENLLNKTETEMREVRGGRIAMVFQDPMTSLNPVYTVGRQMDEMLRLHTDLDASARRKACIEMLEDVGISQAASRLNAYPHQFSGGMRQRVVIAIALLAGSRLIIADEPTTALDVTVQSQILKLMRRQVRERQASMILVTHDLAVVSEMADSIVVLYCGKVVEKGLTEDVVNRPAHPYTRGLLDSIPHISNRQERLNQIPGMVPDIRNLPSGCNFRERCPRAQPLCAEVVPALAPVRQSLEAACHFPLEGPLS
- a CDS encoding ABC transporter permease, encoding MKNWLSSEFFHNYRHNTSAITGSLLLGAFAIMVIFGPLLVAQDPYDVAQLELMDSFKPPVWIEGGDWRYLIGTDGQGRDVLASIVYGARISAFIGVTAMLLSCLLGTVLGLLAGFYGGTLDSIIMRIADIQLSFPSMLIALFMMSAFGTGIDMVLIALTAVGWVVYARTVRGSTLGEIQKEYVQAARVAGLNDRKIIMRHILPNVLTPLIVVSTIQVGTFILIEASLSFLGVGVPITQPSLGLLVKNGFDVLFSGLWWTSVFPGLFIMLLVFGINLFGDFLRDELNPRLK
- a CDS encoding ABC transporter permease, with the translated sequence MLGYTLKRLLQMVLVLWAVSVIVFLMMSFTGDPVFMVIPIDSTAAEIEQARRLLGLDQSIFNQYWYFIGNLLQGDFGRSYVFRQPALDLILERLPATMEMVLVAITMATVIAIPLGVYAGANPNRASSRSIMAGSLIGISLPGFWVGMMLIFIFSVRYQLLPSSGRGDTIEVLGVRLSILTADGWAHILLPSITLALATLAIILRITRAGMMEVTRQDYMKFARAKGASRRHILFAHGLKNALIPVVTIFGLQLGDLIAFATITETIFAWPGTGKLLIDSIYRGDRPVIVVYLMLTAFIFVVINFLVDIVYTLIDPRITVR